One Solanum pennellii chromosome 10, SPENNV200 genomic region harbors:
- the LOC107001662 gene encoding uncharacterized protein LOC107001662: protein MISQLQYREKGFQKYSELISCLLVAEQHNDILMKNHEARPAESAPLPEAHTVEAHGQSEIRQNNLGHDNVRERDKDKRRYNNRRGGGHNKRESNIGSQNNPSKGKGDHCHRCGLKGNKGGASSSKARVESHLTLKDDVQAGSSQKYNENVETNLVLKDDAFDGLDDILIKKLRTSLGITTDIDN from the exons ATGATATCACAGCTGCAATATCgtgaaaaaggttttcaaaaataCTCTGAACTAATCTCATGCCTTCTGGTGGCTGAGCAGCATAATGACATTCTAATGAAAAATCACGAAGCCCGTCCCGCTGAAAGTGCTCCATTACCGGAGGCACACACGGTTGAAGCACATGGCCAGTCTGAAATAAGACAAAATAATCTGGGTCATGACAATGTGCGCGAGCGTGACAAAGACAAAAGACGATATAATAATCGTCGAGGTGGTGGTCATAACAAAAGGGAGAGCAATATAGGTTCTCAAAATAATCCTTCTAAAGGAAAGGGCGATCATTGTCATCGTTGTGGCCTTAAAG gaaataaaGGTGGCGCCTCCTCTTCTAAAGCCCGAGTAGAGTCACATTTGACTCTCAAAGATGATGTTCAAGCAGGatcttctcaaaaatataaTGAGAATGTTGAGACAAACTTAGTATTAAAAGATGATGCTTTTGATGGGCTCGATGATATACTCATCAAGAAGCTGAGGACTTCTTTGGGGATCACAACTGATATTGATAATTGA